Below is a window of Malania oleifera isolate guangnan ecotype guangnan chromosome 1, ASM2987363v1, whole genome shotgun sequence DNA.
AGAACCGCGTGTGTACTACTGTGGCAATTGCAGTAGTTGCAGAAACATGTACTCCTTTTATAGTACTACCAGCATTAATGAATGAGTATCGTGTACCAGAACTCAATGTGCAGAATGGTGTTTTAAAGtcactctcttttctttttgagtaCATTGGTGAAATGGGTAAAGATTATATTTATGCAGTCACTCCACTACTTGAGGATGCTCTCATGGATAGAGATTTGGTACATAGGCAAATTGCTGCATTTGCTATTAAGCACATGGCTTTGGGAGTGGCTGGTTTAGGTTGTGAGGATGCTTTAGTACACTTGCTGAATTATGTATGGCCAAACATATTTGAGACTTCTCCGCATGTTATTAATgttgtcatggaagccataaaaggGATGAGGGTTGCCTTGGGTGCAGCTGCAGTCCTGAACTATTGTCTACAGGGGCTCTTCCATCCTGCAAGAAAGGTTAGGGAAGTTTACTGGAAGATTTATAACTCACTATATATTGGAGCTCAAGATGCACTGGTGGCTGCATATCCTGTGCTGGAGGATGAGGCCAGCAACATATACAGTGGACCTAAGTTGGTGATGTTTATATGAGGTTTAGTTTGTTCTTCATGCTTCAGGCGAATCTACAAGAGGCTCTTAGACAGGCTAGGACCTATCCTGGGGTTCTTTCCGTGGCTGCTACAGTTTGTTTGGATGTGCATGCTTATTAAGCTGGATTGATGAACTGTTTGCTATTTGTTAACTTTTTCAATTGTTTGCTAATTCAGGAACATTGTTATGAAATGAATACTTTACTGTTGTGAATTTTATAGTTTTCATGTACTTCCTCACTGACTTAATTTTCTATCCTTGTATTAATTTTGTATTACTTTCATCCTCTCTTGAATTCCATAAATATACTGTTGGATCCTGCCTGTTAACTTAAAATTGTGGGTATTCGGTATTGTAGGAGTAttcctataataataatattcttatgGTTTGCTTGGTTtgagggaatagttattccttcaAATAAGATGGAAAATAgttaaattttggaaattaagggaatagttattcttggtatatttttaattattttatttaacatgtaataagaaagaaatagataTTCTCAAATTTTGGGAATAGTAGCTTTTACATAGGACATCTTGTACATAAAGGGGTTGAAGATCCCAAATTTATACCTACCATTCTTCCATAATTCTCCACCTCTTTTAGAAGGTTAGGAAgcctaatttaataatttatctTCTTTAGGAGAGGCCAAAGATTGTCTCATTTGGCAGAGATGCAGAGGACCATTGTCTACATATCCATTTGATCTGTCTACCATATCATAGTTCTATATTGAATGTGTACTTGAGAGTTCGGTTCACGCTACAATTATGTGAGataccttttataggacaaaattGTGAGATTGGGGACTAAAATTGATAATAACTCATCAAAATATGGCTTGAGACTATTACATTTGGTAACAAAACTACCCAAGAGATGCTATCATATGTGGATCATGCACAAAGGTGAAAGTCACCCTAATGAGGTCATTGATTAGACAGGAAGACCATAACATTATaccaataataattaaatatctattgatgtattttgaaagtaaaaaaaaggataaagtatttattctaattgaaatcctcatgcttttctatttcaattaattgtcactagcttttacataccttctaatgagaggagtcacccgcatcatctggacgtgattggcgcatcatttgttcgaTCTGCACTTTCCAATTCTTCATGGCTTTCATCTTCGCTTCCCAGTTCAacatcttttctttcaattgctggttctccgctTCCATCATTTGCATCCGGATAACCATCGCCTCCTATCAAGCCTCGGCGGCTCGACGCTCTCGGTCAGTCTCAGCACGAGACGCCGCAccgaaagaagatgatgatgttggggcgacgtatccactcccaagaccattcaaccagccacccgatcgttgcccaagcacctgagtGCAGATCTCGTCATCCGTCATCGACTGACTGCCCTCTGCAacgggtgcatccctcagctcaagcatctttgcctattttcaatcatgaaaatgatgaaaatgaagaaataagaatacaactgacgttttgaataagataatgaactaaataatctgcttgacttacatgtttcatcTGCGCACCCTAGCACCACTCTCCCGATGTCGTCtaatgtgttctctgatacagatccggcCTCGACTCCAGGTCGCTAGTGACGGGATctcgctacattatcatataaaatttcattaataTGAATTCAGCGGggtcaatataaataacacttgtcaggtaatggtcagatagtttcgtagcaattacctttcgatgattgacgAACAATTTCAAGCCACCACAATGCGTCATATCTAGTTTGCTGCGATTTGCAGCATTTTTTTCACAGATAAcctacaaaatagatgtaatgacttttaactattcacataaatatgaaaaagtagtaattgtaattaatagaaacacatcacctgatagttaggGTCGCGAAAATGGCGACACAACACCCGCTAATCCTCTAAGGAGATCTTATCGTATGAGTGCGCTTCTGCCTCatctcccatctccctaaaaTGGTTGCGCATTTTGCTGCGATAGGTCTTAAACCGAGAGCACAACTGCGTGTTCACCGCCCTTTTGACATGGTCTgcggtgaaaatgtccatatcaaactcttcctacatatgaaatatatattgaatgttagagaatcttttgggtaatatattaaaagtgaaagaaatgttatagggttacttaccaagatgcgctcatATAGAACCAAGCGCTGAGCCTCTGTCACCTTTGGCCAGGTGAAGCAAGTGACTAGAGCATATTGGcgacatataatgccaagctcccgTGACCAAGTTGTGCACCAATCGGCAAGCAAGGCCgtaaagcctggaggaatgtcaatATGGATCCGCCGCCcagtcctctccaggtgcttctttagcgcaACATTCCTCGCTGCACCATGGCCTGAACTCATCTGCGCCATAGAGGTCGatgttgaaagaagagttaaagaacaataagaTAGTCATACACGTGAAAtgacagtaaatatattattctaaatcaaatactcgtaACCGTACCAACGCTGCTCATTATGGACAGCAACTCACCCTGGGCTTGATCCCTAACTGATGGATCCTTGTCGGGCTGGGGTCCCGAGGGCTCAGATGGTGCCGCATCAGCCCCGACGTGCTCAGTCGCTCTCGTGGATGACCCATCATCCTCGCAGGATGATGTCATCGATAGCCTAGACTGAAGTAAGCGACGATGACCTgctggtgccatgtctgcaaaataattcacaagtaaatataagaagattggatattagatggatgcatagtaaatatattttcacttattttcacatgttaaatacacggtgacaacataacacgcttaccccctatacgtcctcaatattagtatcatcctcactttctagagtgtcttcctcttcactacagtactcaaccatagtttcatctttcccatcaatttcatcactgtcGATGAAGTCAGCGTGTACAGAGagttcaattctaatgtcagcagttcctacgtgttctgccgtggcaccaaccctatttaagGGTATGGGACGGCTCCTTCCTCAGCAACATTGATAGCAGATTGCGTTGCTACGGGATCAGATggctgatcttcttggaaagcatcatcgttgacactcttctccccatctgcgacttctgtaatatcatacaaacttcgaggaggaattttttgggccacatgccattcaccctttaattttgtgtccttaaggtataacacttgttctgcctgcgtcgcaagcacaaaagggtagttttgataccatgttttactgaaattgacactagtaaagtaggcatccgtatTTATTCCActttttttattgctaatgtcccaccaggtacacttgaaaaTGTGGACAAGTCTGTTGGCTCtatagtgaagctctataatgtcatccaacacaccaaaatagtcaatttcctcgtctccttctgtgcctagcaccgcaacaccacaattttgggttcttctatgtagttcaagggacttcgtatgaaagcgtaagccgttgacaatgcaaccgctatagcggttaactcgttgatcggggcccaTAGTAGTTAGAGGCGCAAGGCGAGCCGAGGCACGAGGCGAAGGTGCGcgcctcatgaaggtgaggcgcacaattatcaAAATGGAGTAAAATGTcgatttggggtaattgatatatgaacataaatatctagtaatattagaatttaaaatgccaaaaaattcaattacaaaattgaaaatttagcccaaaagcatcaacaattcaacatagttcattatcaaaagaaaagagtacaaatcaaaaaatagtagctaaatttcaataaaaaaaaattattatgtattaattataatttataaactcacattaattaaactaaatattacaaattaaaaaatagtagctaaatttcagcaaaaagaataaatattatgtattagttataatttataaacttgcattaattaaactaaatatttaattagtaattacatataaagaagagaggaaaaaaagtagccaaatttcaataaaaagaataaatattatgtattagttttaatttataaactttcattaattaaactaaatattataaatttaaaaacagtaggtaaatttcagtaaataaaataaatattatgtattagttataatttataagcttagattaattaaagaaaatatttaatttataagcttacatataaagaagaagaaaaagagaagcagcaggcagcacgCAACAGTTAGCAGCACGCAGCACGTAGCAAGCAGgcagcaagaagaagaagaagaagaagagaagcagaagGCAGCAGGcggcaggaagaagaagaagaagaagaactcgcgagggctcctgctggttggaaacgaagtcgcgaagggtcgtgcttcttcaaaatgtcgaagacgaactcacgatcctggttcgaagctcgaagacgaagtaGCGAAGGCTTCTGGCGGGTTCGAAGGCTCGCAGACGAGCTCACGTTGCTGGTTCGAAGGGTcgcgaaggctcctgctggttcgaatcTGCAAAACGAACTCATGAAGGGCCGAGAGGGGCTACGGGCTATGTTCATTCGAGTCGAATGAGGGCTACGGGGTCTGGCTGTGGCTATTTCTCTACTTTAAACTAAAAATTCACAAGGCGCGACTCACTACGCCTGTCGCCCCAGTGCGCCTCGTCTCGCCTAGCGTCGCCTCTTGCAGGTCACCTCGCCTCACCTGGtttgaggcgcaagcctcttcgcttcactgcgccttgcgcctgaggcgcgcttttaactactatgtcggggccacatgccaacacgtacaaatctttacttctTGTTGGTTCTTTATAATACATGattttcatctattaattacaaaggactttagatgagtaaaccgtcaatattgaaaatgtacattgtagcGAACTCAGACAGTAGTTGTTACTTATACGGCACCCAAACCAATTGAAAAATTTCTTCTATCTtttgtcaacattcctttcattttgagccaaaagttcagctttatattcgctatatgcaacaatagtacatgttaatgtcaactaagtatatatgcatatgtaaatacacgtactcgatatatggaataatttcttcacaattattgaggacgtaaaaatgtgcctttcataggtcgtccatatcaatgaaatcgtaaacccgtgcaccAAACGACCAAATAtttcctcgaaatatagagctcctcggttcttcatcttcgacattaatagcatgaatgtctgcatttcgctcctcatgagtgaaccttgtttcaatatcatgtagatacattgagcaaaatgcaaaacattcactgtcaatgtatgcctcaatgattaaaCCTTCCaatcgtgccttattgcgcacataccccttcaaagtggataaaaacttgtgcattttacatagcattagtgacttgtacacacacaccaaaaaaaaaagaaatcacgAGAACATTGTAGGAcgttataatttacctctcaataggatacatccaacgatattggaccggtcctccaattatggcctccattggtaaatggacagctaggtggaccatcacatcgaagaatgctggcgaaaatattttcttcagcttgcatagtatcatcacaatgtcctccgctaaccattcaagtacgtttacgttCAATTTCTAGGAGCACAACTGTCGAAAGAAGATCCCCAATTCAATCAGCACTGAGCGAACATCTTCGATCACGAAGGAAAATGGGCAGAACTCGTTGCAAAAGAATGTGACAATCAtaacttttcattcctaacatcttcccttccttcgtgcttatgcattgagatatgttcgatgcatatccatcaggaaacttcactgatttcaaccattcgaaaaaattattcttctcatctttcgaaaatgtgtaacaggctgatggcatgagaagtttgtcacCATCACGAATCAAATGCAACttaggccgtattcccatatcttccatattcCGACGAGCATTTGCGTTTTTTAaattgtcttcccatttatatccaacaatgtaaatttgacattctcacaaatgttcttctcgatgtgcataacatccaagttgtggcgtagtagaagatctttccagtatgacaactcgaagaagatgcttctgtttgtccaatttaactcccactcaacACGTTTCCTTTTTTTACtgctaggtgatttcccaaatttcatatctctgctggtttaatatctcttccccacttagtcggtttggttgcaaccttcgttcaggttttccattaaagcttctaacaccatgagtcctccaaggatgtccaggtcgtaaaaaacgacgatgacacataaaacataacttgcgtccatgctttaaggataaggacccaacatccttattacacactgagcatgctaagtaaccttttgtgctccaacccgaCAGATTGCCGtaggcggggaaatcattaattgtccacaaaagtacagcatgcatctgaaatgttgtcctgatttccacatcaaatgtctccactcctttttcccataattctttcaactcatcaattaataacctcaagtaaacatcaatttcattaccaggtgccctcggtccaggaataagcagagacatataaatgaagggttctttcatacatcgtcatggcggcatattgtatggcatcatcataactagccacatgctATACAGGTTGTTTATGCTACCGAAatgattgaacccatctgaagcaaggtcaagtctgatgttgcgaggatcactagcaaacaaCGGATGCATTTTGTCAAATTTGGCCCAAGCTtcagagtccgctggatggctaagggtgttttcatcttgaagacgtttctctttatatcatctcatatctgtagcagtctttttgcacatatacaatcgttgcagcctcggggattaatggacaatatcgcaaaactttttgggggattttttacccttcttctgattagttgtatacctcggttcaccacattctggatactcattcgcattttcatgttcaccataaaagagtgcacaattaTACGAGTGCAcaataaaagagtgcacaattatacatacacacatgtattgtagtgtaaccgagacccaattcaagGATTTATGTCTTTActtcataaaaggactttggaagtaTTTCACCATCCGgaagtgctgccttaatgaggattaaatgcatgttgaatgcgctctgagataacccatgcattgtctttgcatgaaacaactttatcaggaactctaattttgagaactttgtacagtttgAATAtaagggcacccgtgcatccctcacgagattagaaaatggtttaccaaatcgatttaacgtactaggatcgcaaggtatggtacctactgaagtagattcatcacgaGTACGCAACACACTGATGTTTTCCGTGTctactgcaatccccctttgtaagtcacttaacatttcgattaacccttccgaacgtgtatcaccacctactatatttgccccctcatcttcatcatcatcatcattgctttgaactgcgtaatcttcaccgtggaacacacATCTTGTGTacattttctccattccaaagtctaataaatgtgaatgtaCCAGattaatgtgtttgaatgttatgttttgacatttcttgcgaGAACACCcatctatgaaatcatgtacccctttcacgtattctggcaaaaatctaccccgagcgttcatccaacttttatgcatgttcattcattccctataacatgttcaagtaaatggtgttgattacattgttAAAATGTTTATGACACATGCATTGTAAATCatataatcaaccaccttccgtctaaagggtatggatcctatcccattcaggaatgttgcaattacattgcgatcaatcgctcaaattccttcgtcgtagtcattataaatttcagcaccatctccccatggctctccaagtacacgagatgggggaagtgcacatcatcTGCTAGTTTtctatcactaacaaattgtcaccacaccctactatgcacccagagaacacaagtagagacgcgatcgaaatatataatgacaatgacgaaagcgtgaacgatgacaagaatgtaaatacaacttcctaaactgtccacattggacaatttaATAATGgatgaaatacaaacatcactaatcgtaaatgaaacaaataattgagatgttcaattgattattagtctacataatatgactaataatcaattgaattttaacaattgatttgtcccacatgtacgataaggcatgaatgtatagtaaccattc
It encodes the following:
- the LOC131144975 gene encoding uncharacterized protein LOC131144975; amino-acid sequence: MTPPIKDLLPQLTPILKNRHEKVQENCIDLVGRIADHGAEFVPAREWMKICFELLEMLKAHKKGIRRATVNTFGHIAKSIGPQDVLTTLLNNLKVHERQNRVCTTVAIAVVAETCTPFIVLPALMNEYRVPELNVQNGVLKSLSFLFEYIGEMGKDYIYAVTPLLEDALMDRDLVHRQIAAFAIKHMALGVAGLGCEDALVHLLNYVWPNIFETSPHVINVVMEAIKGMRVALGAAAVLNYCLQGLFHPARKVREVYWKIYNSLYIGAQDALVAAYPVLEDEASNIYSGPKLVMFI